Proteins encoded in a region of the Haloglomus salinum genome:
- a CDS encoding plastocyanin/azurin family copper-binding protein, translating to MTGQDSSAGQVSRRGFLRAATGGAAAAGGVAVTSGSAAAQAATVTVGPGGDLVFEPATVYVAAGETVKWEWDSNNHNIVVNSQPEGAGWEGTEGSETTTYNEGHTYEHTFETKGEYEYVCFPHKPGMAGKVVVNEDGSSPTPEPVSGPPEIPDSAKTLGIATGFGMVSTLGLAYFFMKYGGDYETPDE from the coding sequence ATGACAGGACAGGATTCGTCCGCCGGGCAGGTGAGCCGTCGTGGGTTCCTCCGCGCGGCGACCGGCGGTGCCGCTGCCGCGGGCGGTGTGGCCGTCACGAGTGGGAGCGCCGCAGCCCAGGCCGCCACCGTCACCGTCGGCCCCGGTGGCGACCTCGTCTTCGAGCCTGCGACCGTCTACGTCGCCGCCGGCGAGACGGTCAAGTGGGAGTGGGACTCCAACAACCACAACATCGTCGTCAACTCCCAGCCCGAGGGTGCCGGCTGGGAGGGGACCGAGGGCTCCGAGACCACGACCTACAACGAGGGTCACACCTACGAGCACACCTTCGAGACGAAAGGCGAGTACGAGTACGTCTGCTTCCCCCACAAGCCGGGGATGGCCGGCAAGGTCGTCGTCAACGAGGACGGCTCCTCACCGACGCCGGAGCCGGTCAGCGGCCCGCCGGAGATTCCGGACTCCGCGAAGACGCTCGGTATCGCCACCGGCTTCGGGATGGTCTCGACGCTCGGATTGGCGTACTTCTTCATGAAGTACGGCGGCGACTACGAGACGCCCGACGAGTAG
- a CDS encoding FAD-dependent oxidoreductase encodes MSETDDTTAERATSDEPPTDPDVIVVGGGVAGLTAATFTARAGLETLVIDDGESILRRNAHLENVPGFPAGVNARLFLDLLAEQAGTNGAAFLEGRVTDIDPDEDAHALRVERTDDETVLTAPFVVASSWNDASYLEDSGVALLERGSKTYVDTDDDCGRTAVEGLYAAGRLATKAHQTVVCAGHGAEAGLAVVEDSEVPFYHDWVVPEGYFSERDREVPPGCEEVPAEERERREQASIERMREAFAEPHPDEPTMHPSVVAKRAREAETDGEGDD; translated from the coding sequence ATGAGCGAGACTGACGATACGACGGCCGAGCGCGCGACCAGCGACGAGCCACCCACGGACCCGGACGTCATCGTCGTCGGCGGTGGCGTCGCCGGCCTGACGGCAGCGACCTTCACGGCACGTGCCGGGCTGGAGACGCTCGTGATTGATGACGGCGAGTCCATCCTCCGACGGAACGCGCATCTGGAGAACGTCCCCGGCTTCCCGGCCGGCGTGAACGCGCGGCTGTTCCTCGACCTGCTCGCCGAGCAGGCGGGGACGAACGGGGCGGCGTTCCTCGAGGGACGCGTGACGGACATCGACCCGGACGAGGACGCACACGCCCTCAGGGTCGAGCGGACGGACGACGAGACGGTCCTGACGGCGCCGTTCGTCGTGGCATCGTCCTGGAACGACGCCTCGTATCTCGAGGACAGTGGCGTCGCGCTGCTGGAGCGGGGCTCGAAGACCTATGTCGACACGGACGACGACTGCGGCCGGACGGCCGTGGAGGGGCTGTACGCGGCCGGACGACTGGCGACCAAGGCCCACCAGACCGTCGTCTGCGCCGGTCACGGCGCGGAGGCTGGCCTCGCGGTCGTCGAGGACAGCGAGGTGCCGTTCTACCACGACTGGGTCGTCCCGGAGGGATACTTCAGCGAGCGCGACCGCGAGGTCCCGCCGGGCTGCGAGGAGGTCCCGGCCGAGGAGCGCGAGCGCCGCGAGCAGGCGTCCATCGAGCGGATGCGGGAGGCGTTCGCCGAGCCCCACCCCGACGAGCCGACGATGCACCCGAGCGTGGTGGCCAAGCGGGCGCGGGAGGCGGAGACTGACGGCGAGGGCGACGACTAG
- a CDS encoding DUF7313 family protein: protein MAEPLVNLFGPVDTVLGPYIEYVLLVLLVVNIGARALEYERIKSQVADGGADAVSRHPIRVGTNVLLLVGSFYYMTVHHHGGLVFSVIVLGLFLTDLFEFESRKVEARREIDIERPKGAIAASILALMYIGYQTLFFVIKPVWSSIV, encoded by the coding sequence ATGGCCGAGCCACTCGTCAACCTCTTCGGTCCCGTGGACACGGTCCTCGGGCCGTACATCGAGTACGTCCTGCTGGTGCTGCTGGTCGTCAACATCGGCGCGCGCGCGCTGGAGTACGAGCGCATCAAGAGCCAGGTGGCCGATGGCGGGGCCGACGCAGTCAGCCGACACCCGATCCGCGTCGGGACGAACGTCCTGCTGCTCGTCGGTTCGTTCTACTACATGACGGTCCACCACCACGGCGGGCTGGTGTTCTCCGTCATCGTCCTGGGGCTATTCCTGACGGACCTGTTCGAGTTCGAGTCCCGCAAGGTCGAAGCTCGCCGGGAGATCGACATCGAGCGGCCGAAGGGTGCCATCGCCGCCTCCATCCTCGCGCTGATGTACATCGGCTACCAGACCCTCTTCTTCGTCATCAAGCCGGTCTGGTCGTCAATCGTCTGA
- a CDS encoding DUF7315 family membrane protein — MTDSEGANADAGEPAPDHAPDPEHDEGPSVSDAEVDPEGAGGRDVVVPLALYKRITVFSTLFAVVAVLAGFILLDTATGRASRDLSEVNVVLAVAGLLSIAAGAAVYAFSTRFRTAGMGNPKDGES; from the coding sequence ATGACGGACAGCGAGGGCGCGAACGCGGACGCTGGCGAGCCGGCGCCGGACCACGCACCCGACCCGGAGCACGACGAGGGGCCGTCGGTCTCGGACGCCGAGGTCGACCCCGAGGGTGCCGGTGGGCGCGACGTGGTCGTGCCGCTGGCCCTGTACAAGCGCATCACGGTCTTCTCGACGCTGTTCGCGGTCGTCGCCGTCCTCGCGGGATTCATCCTGCTCGACACGGCGACGGGCCGAGCGAGCCGCGACCTGAGCGAGGTGAACGTCGTGCTGGCGGTCGCGGGCCTGCTGAGCATCGCCGCCGGGGCCGCAGTGTACGCGTTCTCCACGCGGTTCCGGACGGCGGGAATGGGAAACCCTAAAGACGGCGAGAGCTAA
- the coaBC gene encoding bifunctional phosphopantothenoylcysteine decarboxylase/phosphopantothenate--cysteine ligase CoaBC — MLEGVNVALGVSGSIAAVKTVELAHELRRHGAQVRAVTTDAATGIIHPWALEFATEHGVVTEITGAVEHVELCGRDGWADVFLVAPATANTVGKMAAAVDDTPVTTCATVALGTDIPVVVAPAMHEPMYDHPGVLASLDRLEEWGVDFADPRLEEGKAKIAAEDDIVTEVARAAGSTPLAGRHVVVTSGATSERIDPVRTITNRASGRTGRAVARACYVLGADVTLVHDGPDTVYATVEQVESAAEMLDGVRAHADDADALVSAAAISDYTVAPSEEKLRSGQELTLELEPTPKLIDTVGGEYPDLTVVGFKLETSGDDDELVAKARETLDRAGLAFVVGNDASVLGDAETRTLFVRGSTITEFVGSKDALGIRVAEELAAELDDPDGG, encoded by the coding sequence ATGCTGGAGGGTGTGAACGTCGCGCTGGGGGTGTCGGGCTCCATCGCGGCGGTGAAGACGGTCGAGCTGGCGCACGAGCTACGTCGCCACGGGGCCCAGGTGCGTGCGGTCACCACCGACGCCGCGACGGGCATCATCCACCCGTGGGCACTGGAGTTCGCCACGGAGCACGGCGTGGTCACGGAGATCACGGGCGCCGTCGAACACGTCGAGCTCTGCGGGCGTGACGGCTGGGCGGACGTGTTCCTCGTGGCGCCGGCCACCGCCAACACCGTCGGCAAGATGGCCGCCGCGGTCGACGACACGCCCGTGACGACCTGTGCGACAGTGGCGCTCGGTACGGATATCCCCGTGGTGGTCGCGCCGGCCATGCACGAGCCGATGTACGACCACCCGGGCGTCCTCGCCTCGCTGGACCGCCTCGAGGAGTGGGGCGTCGACTTCGCCGACCCGCGGCTGGAGGAGGGGAAGGCGAAGATCGCCGCCGAGGACGACATCGTGACCGAGGTCGCTCGCGCGGCGGGGTCGACGCCGCTGGCCGGGCGCCACGTCGTCGTCACGAGTGGGGCGACGAGCGAGCGCATCGATCCCGTCAGAACCATCACCAACCGTGCCTCCGGGCGGACCGGTCGCGCCGTCGCGCGGGCGTGCTACGTCCTCGGGGCGGACGTGACGCTGGTCCACGACGGCCCGGACACGGTGTACGCGACCGTCGAGCAGGTCGAGAGCGCCGCCGAGATGCTCGACGGCGTGCGCGCCCACGCCGACGACGCGGACGCACTGGTGAGCGCGGCCGCCATCTCCGACTACACGGTCGCGCCGAGCGAGGAGAAGCTCCGCTCGGGTCAGGAGCTGACGCTCGAACTGGAGCCGACACCGAAGCTCATCGACACCGTCGGCGGGGAGTACCCGGACCTCACGGTCGTCGGTTTCAAACTGGAGACGAGCGGCGACGACGACGAACTCGTCGCGAAGGCGCGCGAGACCCTCGACCGGGCGGGGCTGGCGTTCGTCGTTGGGAACGACGCCTCCGTCCTGGGAGACGCCGAGACCCGGACGCTGTTCGTCCGCGGATCGACCATCACGGAGTTCGTGGGAAGCAAGGACGCGCTCGGCATCCGGGTGGCGGAGGAGCTCGCTGCCGAACTCGACGACCCGGATGGGGGGTAA
- a CDS encoding DUF7314 family protein — MADEFAKGFGILVTAGLGWMTLAGWYTTAGFESTQLIAPEPEAATFYDTVALLLKDVLFWFAILGAITFWVVIPAMREARRAYRGEPEN, encoded by the coding sequence ATGGCAGACGAGTTCGCCAAGGGCTTCGGCATCCTCGTGACGGCGGGGCTGGGCTGGATGACGCTGGCCGGCTGGTACACTACGGCCGGCTTCGAGAGCACCCAGCTCATCGCACCGGAACCGGAGGCCGCGACGTTCTACGATACCGTCGCGCTCCTCCTGAAGGACGTCCTGTTCTGGTTCGCCATCCTCGGCGCCATCACCTTCTGGGTCGTCATCCCGGCGATGCGGGAGGCCCGGCGCGCCTACCGCGGCGAACCCGAGAACTGA
- a CDS encoding cytochrome bc complex cytochrome b subunit: MSDTNTTTDADNETATDGGQETAADGSGIVAPDDETPTWRERKERTQGLSQLTYEYFERARREDQDLRTESDYVERDVLAFPVWPHEMIRNLALTSFFVGMVVFLSAALPPHIGAPANPSQTPAVILPDWYLYWSFGLLKLGPLNPDLALLGGEKLMADRTYGVVANLVVVGFIAIVPFLNKGAARRPVEQPFWAAVGVFGVIFAFTISALSVKNLAPLDAHLLFDLTFLLPFVGGFLAYAVLKSMREGYMFELNRRYYRLRPPK; encoded by the coding sequence ATGAGCGACACCAACACTACCACGGACGCGGACAACGAGACCGCGACAGACGGTGGGCAGGAGACCGCAGCCGACGGGAGCGGTATCGTCGCCCCGGACGACGAGACGCCCACGTGGCGCGAGCGCAAGGAGCGCACCCAGGGGCTCTCACAGCTCACCTACGAGTACTTCGAGCGGGCCCGGCGCGAGGACCAGGACCTGCGAACCGAGAGCGACTACGTCGAGCGCGACGTGCTGGCGTTCCCGGTGTGGCCCCACGAGATGATCCGGAATCTCGCGCTGACGAGTTTCTTCGTCGGTATGGTCGTCTTCCTCTCGGCGGCGCTGCCGCCCCACATCGGGGCGCCGGCCAACCCCTCGCAGACGCCGGCGGTCATCCTGCCGGACTGGTATCTGTACTGGTCGTTCGGGCTGCTCAAGCTGGGGCCGCTGAACCCGGACCTGGCGCTGCTGGGCGGGGAGAAGCTGATGGCCGACCGGACCTACGGCGTCGTCGCCAACCTGGTCGTGGTCGGGTTCATCGCCATCGTGCCGTTCCTGAACAAGGGTGCGGCCCGGCGGCCCGTCGAGCAGCCGTTCTGGGCGGCGGTCGGCGTCTTCGGCGTCATCTTCGCGTTCACCATCAGCGCGCTCTCGGTCAAGAACCTCGCACCGCTTGACGCGCACCTGCTGTTCGACCTGACGTTCCTGCTCCCGTTCGTCGGGGGCTTCCTGGCGTACGCGGTGCTGAAGTCGATGCGGGAGGGGTACATGTTCGAGCTGAACCGACGCTACTACCGCCTGCGGCCACCGAAGTAA
- a CDS encoding ATP-NAD kinase, translated as MSDEGVLRRLGVVGEGPVARAALGAAERAGLDTVEGGARAMAEERSVDAIVTVGEAALVSLARHGVSAAVLPAGAVSGVGAVPASAIERGVGSLVAGEFEVVEHPVLGAAGALAETRALFDLTLVTEEAARISEYTVRSGAATVRQFRADGVVVATPAGSPDYARAAGGPVVGPETGVVEVVPISPFATDTDHWVLADDSVALRVDRDEAPVELLADGRPAGNVPAGEDVHVRPVDDIRLLRVPEGRSAFEERAIPVER; from the coding sequence ATGAGCGACGAGGGGGTCCTCCGGCGGCTGGGCGTGGTCGGCGAGGGGCCGGTGGCCCGGGCCGCGCTGGGGGCTGCCGAGCGTGCCGGCCTCGACACCGTCGAGGGCGGAGCCCGCGCGATGGCCGAGGAACGGAGCGTCGACGCTATCGTGACGGTCGGTGAGGCGGCGCTGGTGTCGCTGGCGCGACACGGTGTCTCGGCAGCGGTACTGCCCGCGGGCGCGGTGTCGGGGGTCGGTGCGGTTCCCGCGTCGGCTATCGAGCGGGGTGTCGGGTCGCTCGTCGCGGGCGAGTTCGAGGTCGTCGAGCATCCGGTACTCGGCGCGGCCGGTGCGCTGGCGGAGACCCGCGCGCTGTTCGACCTGACGCTGGTGACAGAGGAGGCCGCGCGCATCTCCGAGTACACCGTCCGTTCGGGGGCGGCGACGGTGCGGCAGTTCCGCGCGGACGGAGTGGTGGTCGCGACGCCGGCCGGGAGTCCCGACTACGCACGGGCCGCCGGCGGGCCGGTGGTCGGGCCCGAAACTGGTGTGGTCGAGGTGGTTCCGATATCCCCGTTCGCGACGGATACGGACCACTGGGTGCTGGCCGACGACTCGGTCGCCCTCCGGGTGGACCGCGACGAGGCGCCCGTCGAACTGCTCGCAGACGGCCGGCCTGCCGGCAACGTCCCCGCCGGCGAGGACGTACACGTCCGTCCGGTCGACGACATCCGGCTCCTGCGGGTCCCCGAGGGACGGTCGGCGTTCGAGGAACGGGCGATTCCGGTCGAACGATAG
- a CDS encoding cytochrome b, giving the protein MSLERKDEYDHEGWMKERDLTPVETVYLTTLMWLDKRLRIVDYLELLEDLYYKINMQMPKSHTEQYNLDNKFWYWYPLYALGSFSTIAYVVAAISGALLGFYYSPATTGDPSTAYNSITFIMTDLRFGFFLRSLHRWSAQVMVAAVFLHMLRVYFTGAYKEPRELNWIIGIVLISLTMVFGYTGYLLPWDQLAFWAGQIGVEMALSVPLAGEWVAQLLFGGFTLSQATLQRMYILHVFFLPFITTALIAIHIGIVWMQGIAEPH; this is encoded by the coding sequence ATGAGTCTGGAACGCAAGGACGAGTACGACCACGAGGGCTGGATGAAGGAGCGAGACCTGACTCCGGTCGAGACGGTCTACCTCACGACACTGATGTGGCTCGACAAGCGGCTCCGCATCGTTGATTACCTCGAACTGCTCGAGGACCTGTACTACAAGATCAACATGCAGATGCCAAAGAGCCACACGGAACAGTACAACCTGGACAACAAGTTCTGGTACTGGTACCCACTGTACGCGCTGGGGAGCTTCAGTACCATCGCCTACGTAGTGGCAGCTATCTCCGGCGCACTGCTGGGCTTCTACTACTCGCCCGCCACCACGGGCGACCCGAGTACCGCGTACAACTCCATCACGTTCATCATGACCGACCTGCGATTCGGCTTCTTCCTGCGGAGCCTCCACCGCTGGTCGGCGCAGGTGATGGTCGCGGCGGTCTTCCTCCACATGCTGCGCGTCTACTTCACGGGCGCGTACAAGGAGCCCCGCGAACTCAACTGGATCATCGGCATCGTCCTCATCTCGCTGACGATGGTCTTCGGGTACACGGGCTACCTGCTCCCGTGGGACCAGCTGGCCTTCTGGGCCGGGCAGATCGGGGTCGAGATGGCGTTATCAGTGCCGTTGGCGGGTGAGTGGGTGGCCCAGCTGCTGTTCGGCGGGTTCACCCTGAGCCAGGCCACGTTGCAGCGGATGTACATCCTGCACGTGTTCTTCCTGCCGTTCATCACGACGGCGCTCATCGCCATCCACATCGGCATCGTCTGGATGCAGGGCATCGCGGAGCCGCACTAA
- a CDS encoding polyprenyl synthetase family protein: MREVLAEWRPVVDETIEELLPREIDEDYLTDFFGPAAYQYDPEAIQTALADPIWDLLDRGGKRWRAVLLLVLVDGFGEDPEDYLQYACIPEILHNGTIIVDDVEDGATMRRGEPALHHEFGVDIALNAGNAMYFLPLKVLTRNPADLGAETRLAAYEMLMHELNRTHLGQGMDIRWHNARDVALSEDEYLEMSACKTGALGRIVARLAAIITDNEADELHVARFAESMSVAFQIADDILDIEHAMEAGGDFGKGVGNDIREGKKTLPVIHAVTHADRGDAERLVDILWSDENTDAEVREAIDLLQESGSVDYARDQAKALAADARDHLDEADLESEAAEQLADFTRFVVERDV, from the coding sequence ATGCGCGAGGTACTCGCGGAGTGGCGGCCGGTCGTCGACGAGACCATCGAGGAGCTGCTCCCCCGCGAGATCGACGAGGACTACCTCACGGACTTCTTCGGCCCCGCAGCCTACCAGTACGACCCGGAGGCCATCCAGACGGCGCTGGCCGACCCCATCTGGGACCTGCTCGACCGCGGCGGCAAGCGCTGGCGGGCGGTCCTCCTGCTCGTCCTCGTCGACGGCTTCGGCGAGGACCCCGAGGACTACCTCCAGTACGCCTGCATTCCGGAGATCCTCCACAACGGCACCATCATCGTCGACGACGTGGAGGACGGCGCCACGATGCGCCGGGGCGAACCCGCGCTTCACCACGAGTTCGGCGTCGACATCGCGCTCAACGCCGGCAACGCGATGTACTTCCTCCCGCTGAAGGTCCTCACCCGCAATCCAGCCGACCTCGGCGCGGAGACGCGGCTGGCGGCCTACGAGATGCTGATGCACGAACTCAACCGGACCCACCTCGGCCAGGGGATGGACATCCGGTGGCACAACGCCCGCGACGTGGCCCTCTCCGAGGACGAGTACCTCGAGATGTCGGCATGCAAGACGGGCGCGCTGGGCCGCATCGTCGCCCGGCTCGCGGCCATCATCACGGACAACGAGGCCGACGAACTCCACGTCGCCCGCTTCGCCGAGTCGATGAGCGTCGCCTTCCAGATCGCCGACGACATCCTCGACATCGAACACGCGATGGAGGCGGGCGGCGACTTCGGCAAGGGCGTCGGCAACGACATCCGCGAGGGCAAGAAGACCCTCCCCGTCATCCACGCCGTCACGCACGCCGACCGCGGCGACGCCGAACGACTCGTCGATATCCTCTGGAGCGACGAGAACACCGACGCGGAGGTCCGCGAGGCCATCGACCTGCTCCAGGAGTCCGGGAGCGTCGACTACGCCCGTGACCAGGCGAAGGCCCTCGCGGCCGACGCCCGCGACCACCTCGACGAGGCCGACCTGGAATCCGAGGCGGCCGAGCAACTCGCGGACTTCACGCGGTTCGTCGTCGAGCGCGACGTCTGA
- a CDS encoding ubiquinol-cytochrome c reductase iron-sulfur subunit — MSADDKYPAESGRRRFVKGVVGSATLAGIGTGSAVAVNTATSSSGAGGGITQYFAIENTDGPAPRGMPQVPVKKNDAGELVGIWPDTVEDGVAKMQLGGSTYTSAAFQYCGVQTYPGVQPGADQNNVFKAAASPPYDWQAEQLEPGDPITADLFEDFREWNGGIGKAGLGKPAMANWRSEDVPPSSTIPVQVLRSPKIIEMRENPPEDIDGDWLRATTTEDGFMAWVDKCTHFCCVPAFKAYEGSAKFGGEDGVYCQCHQSIYDPFSIVNVSFVALPRPE, encoded by the coding sequence ATGAGTGCAGACGACAAGTACCCGGCCGAGAGTGGTCGACGGCGCTTCGTCAAGGGCGTCGTCGGGAGCGCGACCCTGGCCGGTATCGGTACCGGCTCGGCGGTCGCGGTCAACACCGCGACCTCGTCCTCCGGAGCTGGCGGTGGTATCACGCAGTACTTCGCCATCGAGAACACCGACGGGCCCGCGCCACGCGGGATGCCGCAGGTACCAGTGAAGAAGAACGACGCCGGCGAGCTGGTGGGTATCTGGCCCGACACCGTCGAGGACGGCGTCGCGAAGATGCAGCTGGGCGGCTCGACGTACACCTCGGCCGCGTTCCAGTACTGCGGGGTGCAGACCTACCCCGGTGTGCAGCCCGGTGCCGACCAGAACAACGTGTTCAAGGCGGCCGCCTCGCCGCCGTACGACTGGCAGGCCGAGCAGCTGGAGCCGGGCGACCCTATCACGGCGGACCTGTTCGAGGACTTCCGCGAGTGGAACGGTGGCATCGGCAAGGCCGGACTCGGCAAGCCCGCGATGGCCAACTGGCGCTCCGAGGACGTGCCGCCGTCCTCGACGATTCCGGTGCAGGTACTCCGCTCGCCGAAGATCATCGAGATGCGCGAGAACCCGCCGGAAGACATCGACGGCGACTGGCTCCGCGCCACCACCACCGAGGACGGGTTCATGGCGTGGGTCGACAAATGCACGCACTTCTGCTGCGTGCCGGCGTTCAAGGCCTACGAGGGCAGTGCGAAGTTCGGCGGGGAGGACGGTGTCTACTGCCAGTGTCACCAGTCCATCTACGACCCCTTCAGCATCGTCAACGTGTCGTTCGTCGCGCTACCGCGGCCGGAGTAG
- a CDS encoding SRPBCC family protein: MDTVEVSTVVYIPPAEAHEFLVDFPGYARYSEYLDRVDQHGDGSPGTEYDLHFSWWKLHYTARSRVVAVEPPDRLDWTVVKDIDARGRWVVEELPDEEVPPDRAHATRVRLQIQFFPDSADENAVDLPRFVSIGWVVERVKPLIQEEAERIVRRIVADLEGEPRDVDLEIHTTPDSV; the protein is encoded by the coding sequence GTGGACACCGTCGAGGTCAGCACCGTCGTCTACATCCCGCCCGCGGAGGCCCACGAGTTCCTGGTGGACTTCCCGGGGTACGCCCGGTACTCGGAGTATCTCGACCGGGTCGACCAGCACGGCGATGGCAGCCCGGGCACGGAGTACGACCTCCACTTCTCGTGGTGGAAGCTACACTACACCGCCCGGTCGCGCGTGGTCGCGGTGGAGCCGCCGGACCGGCTGGACTGGACGGTCGTCAAGGACATCGACGCGCGTGGCCGCTGGGTGGTCGAGGAACTCCCCGACGAGGAGGTGCCACCCGACCGGGCACACGCGACCCGCGTGCGCCTGCAGATACAGTTCTTCCCCGACTCGGCCGACGAGAACGCCGTCGACCTCCCCCGGTTCGTCTCCATCGGCTGGGTCGTCGAGAGGGTGAAACCCCTCATCCAGGAGGAGGCAGAGCGCATCGTCCGGCGTATCGTCGCCGACCTCGAGGGCGAACCCCGCGACGTGGACCTGGAGATCCACACCACCCCCGATTCGGTCTGA
- a CDS encoding M28 family peptidase, translated as MSDWIGETFTSDIGWDHLETLVDIGDRMAGSEGERQAAEATRDALSAVGARDTRLKPFDIQGWVRDSSAVATDAGSEACIALPRSPAGEVTGELVDVGYGLPEDFDRDLEGTVVMAASNVPEWYDRFLHRREKYYHAVEGGAAAFVFRNHVEGCLAPTGSVGTPEAPIGDIPAVGVSKEVGARLSRRFEGEEVTVRVDCETPDATSQNVRADLGPDTDEAVLLTSHIDAHDIAEGASDNGAGTAMVVELARALADRESELDTRVHVVCYGAEEVGLLGSGYDATERDLDDVTAVVNNDGVGVARTLKAYTHGFDGLQEAVDIVADRFDHPIETTPRLGPHSDHWQYVKHGVPGYHLTSHTGSADRGWGHTRADTLDKLEARTLREQAVLLTELVVHLADEGTSVEHRAPEAIAAQLEAEDYAEGLKVTGDWPY; from the coding sequence ATGTCCGACTGGATCGGCGAGACGTTCACGAGCGATATCGGCTGGGACCACCTCGAGACGCTGGTGGATATCGGGGACCGGATGGCCGGGAGCGAGGGCGAGCGCCAAGCCGCCGAGGCGACCCGTGACGCGCTGTCGGCGGTCGGCGCGCGCGATACCCGCCTCAAACCGTTCGATATCCAGGGCTGGGTCCGCGACTCCTCGGCGGTGGCAACCGACGCCGGGTCCGAGGCGTGCATCGCGCTCCCGCGCTCACCCGCGGGCGAGGTCACTGGCGAACTGGTCGACGTCGGCTACGGCCTCCCCGAGGACTTCGACCGCGACCTCGAGGGGACAGTCGTCATGGCGGCCTCGAACGTGCCCGAGTGGTACGACCGCTTCCTCCACCGGCGCGAGAAGTACTACCACGCCGTCGAGGGCGGCGCGGCGGCGTTCGTCTTCCGGAACCACGTCGAGGGGTGTCTTGCGCCGACGGGGAGCGTCGGGACCCCCGAGGCCCCCATCGGCGACATCCCCGCCGTCGGCGTCTCGAAAGAGGTCGGTGCCCGCCTCTCGCGCAGGTTCGAGGGCGAGGAGGTGACGGTCCGGGTCGACTGCGAGACGCCCGACGCGACCAGTCAGAACGTCCGTGCCGACCTCGGCCCCGACACGGACGAGGCGGTCCTGCTGACGAGCCACATCGACGCGCACGACATCGCCGAGGGGGCGAGCGACAACGGCGCCGGCACCGCGATGGTCGTCGAACTCGCCCGTGCACTGGCCGACCGCGAGTCCGAGCTGGACACGCGCGTCCACGTCGTCTGCTACGGCGCCGAGGAGGTCGGGCTCCTCGGCTCCGGATACGACGCCACAGAGCGCGACCTCGACGACGTGACCGCCGTCGTGAACAACGATGGTGTCGGCGTGGCCCGGACGCTGAAGGCGTACACGCACGGGTTCGACGGGCTCCAGGAGGCGGTCGACATCGTCGCCGACCGGTTCGACCACCCCATCGAGACGACGCCGCGACTCGGGCCACACAGCGACCACTGGCAGTACGTCAAGCACGGCGTCCCCGGCTACCACCTGACCAGCCACACCGGCTCCGCGGACCGCGGCTGGGGGCACACCCGGGCGGACACGCTGGACAAACTGGAGGCTCGAACCCTCCGCGAACAGGCCGTCCTCCTGACCGAACTCGTCGTCCACCTCGCCGACGAGGGGACGTCCGTCGAACACCGCGCCCCCGAGGCCATCGCCGCGCAACTGGAGGCCGAGGACTACGCCGAGGGGCTGAAGGTCACCGGCGACTGGCCGTACTGA
- a CDS encoding DUF5518 domain-containing protein: MSRYLLPAAVAVGTVLVPLTVGFVVGYRTTGRTSDRLRAGARAGGVLTVLATLVVGASGLSLVWGSSGYDVSTLLTLIPTVGLVWLLLAGLYTVSVSVLGSVVGGYVRTRSMYATT; this comes from the coding sequence ATGAGCAGGTACCTCCTGCCGGCCGCCGTCGCGGTGGGGACGGTACTGGTCCCGCTGACGGTCGGCTTCGTGGTGGGGTACCGGACGACGGGTCGGACGAGCGACCGCCTCCGGGCAGGCGCCCGTGCCGGTGGGGTCCTGACCGTGCTCGCCACACTCGTGGTGGGTGCGTCGGGACTGTCGCTGGTGTGGGGGTCGTCCGGGTACGACGTGTCGACGCTGCTGACGCTCATTCCGACGGTGGGACTCGTCTGGCTCCTCCTGGCCGGACTGTACACCGTCAGCGTCTCCGTCCTCGGTAGCGTCGTCGGGGGGTACGTCCGGACACGCTCGATGTACGCTACCACCTGA